The proteins below come from a single Xenopus tropicalis strain Nigerian chromosome 9, UCB_Xtro_10.0, whole genome shotgun sequence genomic window:
- the prss29 gene encoding protease, serine, 29 precursor: MLRLLCVVLSILHHQAYGGPVMSKRIVGGTDSEEGEWPWQISLEFEGGFLCGGSLLTDSWVLTAAHCFDSMNVSKYTAYLGVYQLSDLDNAVLRGVKNITVHPDYMYEGSSGDIALIELEEPIVFTPSIQPVCLPSQDVPLPMGTMCWVTGWGNIKENTPLEDPQTLQKAEVGLINRTSCEAMYQSSLGYRPSIHLIQDDMICAGYKQGKIDACQGDSGGPLVCNTSNTWLQFGIVSWGLGCAEPNQPGVYTNVQYYLTWIQELVPSVMFCDGEPSIATTTFTDLSQSVSISSDLDGAFRENLKNRAHTQSWSLVTIALSLICLCNGLLL; the protein is encoded by the exons ATGCTGAGACTGCTGTGTGTTGTGCTGAGCATCCTCCACCACCAAG ccTATGGTGGGCCAGTTATGTCAAAACGGATAGTCGGGGGGACGGACAGTGAGGAAGGGGAATGGCCCTGGCAGATCAGCCTGGAGTTCGAGGGTGGTTTCCTCTGCGGGGGATCCCTTCTCACAGATAGCTGGGTGCTGACTGCGGCTCACTGCTTTGATTC GATGAATGTCTCCAAATATACGGCCTATCTTGGGGTCTACCAACTCTCTGACCTTGACAACGCAGTATTGAGGGGAGTCAAAAATATCACGGTGCACCCTGATTATATGTACGAGGGATCGAGTGGAGATATCGCACTTATCGAACTGGAAGAACCCATCGTCTTTACCCCTTCCATCCAGCCAGTCTGCCTTCCTTCCCAGGACGTTCCGTTACCTATGGGGACTATGTGCTGGGTGACTGGATGGGGGAACATTAAAGAAAACA CGCCGTTAGAAGATCCTCAGACCCTGCAGAAAGCCGAGGTTGGTTTAATTAACCGTACCAGTTGTGAGGCCATGTATCAATCCAGCTTGGGATACAGACCCAGTATTCACCTAATCCAGGATGATATGATCTGTGCCGGATACAAGCAGGGCAAAATAGATGCCTGCCAG GGAGACTCAGGGGGACCACTTGTGTGCAACACCAGCAACACATGGCTACAGTTTGGCATTGTAAGCTGGGGTCTCGGATGTGCTGAGCCTAATCAGCCTGGTGTCTACACCAATGTCCAGTACTATCTAACCTGGATACAAGAGCTAGTGCCTTCAGTTATGTTCTGTGATGGAGAACCAAGCATTGCTACCACTACATTCACAGACCTCTCACAGTCCGTTAGTATAAGCTCTGACTTAGATGGGGCCTTTAGGGAAAACCTAAAAAACAGAGCTCATACTCAGTCGTGGTCCCTGGTAACCATAGCACTTTCTCTCATTTGTCTGTGTAATGGGCTTCTTTTGTAG